The Thermoleophilum album genome includes a window with the following:
- a CDS encoding carboxypeptidase-like regulatory domain-containing protein: protein MLGLAFCGAADAGTYVVYQCENGSGDAGQPINGIGAAATLYASCPAPRDNFQGIVAGVARSTLTFGNGAHAFYHFQAPGPNRLRWVFLHASMMCGGKGWYSGLFDGGFGWFWGYDAGQLGAEKACLSDWVPDGQRPYVAVSAGMRAAVRWGILCRAVACPADTGDPSYRFRAGASSLIFTVEDPAGAQVRLTGGGLASGRWVSGVQDLTYDAVDDAGVRRVALVIDQQSPRFQDFDCRDATFPALKNPYYGTGDGWQQEWEAAKARPTYASFQPCPSVYGGRYTVNTGELADGEHQVRLAAVDAAANFSVDPNAYVVRVDNTAPPEVTVEVDPSPRSLNPQDPSAWRRENRFTVRWRNPDRLGGSPYGTVEWELCRLDGQRCSIHSRLVDGEGGARNAITTQVPEIGEWQLRLRLRDDAGHAGPWSAARILRFDDRTPPPSSPAHANGWLNDREAADYAQRITLDPYVLRNLSAVIPPSAIAGYSVAFDRDPDDTLDVPANGDRAGLFPAIWQLHDLPEGEHEVRAKAITGSGVAHPAVQRATLHVDRTPPVAFTNAGPPGRWHTQPVTVTVTARDQQRLSGMQRDETQEDPGGYVRIQGPDGDQLCAGETHEEASCTVTLRRDGRHQIVYEAVDVAGNSSGERSIVVLVDATAPSGWIDTPPADDPARVIGRVTDGVSGVAGARFELRAPGGDWRALPTEKLAADLFAAQLPDDRLAPGPYEVRLLAKDNAGNVAEIEQLRDPAGHLVPARFNFPLRLRPRFELAQRRAGAHRRSPQLVAIALLRGRTVRVFGRVEPRGQGRVRLVVRAGSTRRVIECRLRSGRFSASTSLRRVARRVGVTLLYSGSAELAPARLSFVAKRSGGEGLRGVARLDLDVVPEALPFGSGTAIEGRLMAPDGRPLGGTRITVARQPLGDWGVESLGAVVTEPDGRFALQVPAGPSAQLAFTYSGSSTLLPLVATIPVRVSGRVTLRLSRRALRNGQTLRLSGRVFGGYVPRPGLVVALQALAADTWRTFQTVRTDGAGRFTSTYTFRATLVKSRYRLRALVLRDQDWPYEPAASPIARVTVTPSSRGHR from the coding sequence TTGCTGGGACTCGCGTTTTGCGGCGCGGCAGATGCCGGCACCTACGTCGTCTACCAGTGCGAGAACGGCAGCGGCGACGCCGGCCAGCCGATAAACGGCATCGGCGCCGCAGCGACGCTGTACGCCTCGTGCCCAGCGCCGCGCGACAACTTCCAGGGCATCGTCGCTGGCGTGGCGCGCAGTACGCTGACATTCGGCAACGGAGCGCACGCCTTCTACCACTTTCAGGCGCCCGGCCCGAACCGCCTTCGCTGGGTCTTTCTGCACGCCTCGATGATGTGCGGCGGAAAGGGCTGGTACAGCGGGCTTTTCGACGGCGGCTTCGGCTGGTTTTGGGGCTACGACGCTGGCCAGCTGGGGGCTGAGAAAGCCTGCCTCAGCGACTGGGTGCCCGACGGTCAGCGTCCCTATGTCGCTGTCAGTGCCGGCATGCGGGCGGCGGTCAGGTGGGGCATTCTCTGCCGCGCTGTCGCCTGCCCGGCCGACACCGGCGACCCGTCTTATCGCTTCCGCGCTGGCGCTTCGTCACTGATTTTCACGGTCGAGGACCCTGCCGGCGCGCAGGTGCGCTTGACGGGTGGCGGCCTTGCCAGTGGTCGCTGGGTGTCCGGCGTGCAGGACCTCACCTACGACGCCGTCGACGACGCCGGCGTTCGCCGGGTAGCCCTCGTAATCGACCAGCAATCGCCGCGCTTCCAGGACTTCGACTGCCGGGACGCGACCTTCCCGGCGCTCAAGAACCCCTACTACGGAACCGGCGACGGTTGGCAGCAAGAGTGGGAAGCAGCGAAGGCGCGCCCGACCTACGCGAGTTTCCAGCCGTGCCCGAGCGTGTATGGCGGTCGCTACACGGTTAACACCGGGGAGCTCGCTGACGGGGAGCATCAGGTGCGGTTGGCCGCGGTCGATGCGGCTGCCAACTTCTCGGTGGACCCAAACGCCTACGTCGTGCGCGTCGACAACACCGCACCTCCCGAGGTGACCGTCGAGGTCGACCCCTCCCCTCGCTCGCTGAATCCTCAAGATCCCTCCGCGTGGCGGCGGGAGAACAGGTTCACGGTGCGGTGGCGCAACCCCGACCGGCTCGGTGGCTCCCCCTACGGCACGGTCGAGTGGGAGCTATGTCGGCTCGACGGTCAGCGCTGCAGCATTCACTCGCGGCTCGTAGATGGCGAGGGAGGTGCGCGCAACGCCATCACAACTCAAGTCCCGGAGATCGGTGAGTGGCAGCTGCGGCTGCGGCTCCGTGACGACGCGGGTCACGCGGGACCTTGGTCAGCCGCCCGCATCCTGCGCTTCGACGACCGAACGCCGCCGCCGTCCTCTCCAGCGCACGCCAACGGCTGGTTGAACGATCGCGAGGCCGCTGATTATGCGCAGCGGATCACGTTGGACCCGTACGTCCTCCGGAACCTGAGTGCTGTGATTCCGCCCTCTGCTATCGCCGGTTATTCCGTGGCCTTCGATCGCGATCCCGACGACACGCTCGACGTACCGGCGAACGGCGATCGCGCAGGCCTCTTCCCGGCTATTTGGCAGCTCCACGATCTGCCGGAGGGCGAACACGAGGTACGCGCCAAAGCGATCACCGGGTCGGGAGTCGCCCACCCGGCAGTACAGCGAGCAACGCTGCACGTCGATCGCACACCGCCGGTTGCGTTCACCAACGCTGGCCCTCCCGGTCGCTGGCACACCCAGCCGGTGACGGTCACTGTTACTGCCCGCGACCAACAGCGGCTATCGGGCATGCAGCGCGACGAGACGCAAGAAGACCCCGGCGGTTACGTGCGCATTCAGGGACCGGACGGCGACCAGCTGTGCGCCGGCGAGACCCACGAAGAGGCGAGCTGCACGGTCACGCTGCGCCGCGATGGCCGCCACCAGATCGTTTACGAGGCGGTTGACGTCGCCGGCAACAGCAGCGGCGAGCGATCGATCGTGGTGCTCGTCGATGCGACGGCGCCAAGTGGCTGGATCGACACGCCGCCGGCCGACGACCCCGCGCGTGTCATTGGGCGGGTGACAGACGGCGTCTCCGGGGTGGCGGGCGCGCGCTTCGAACTGCGGGCCCCTGGCGGTGACTGGCGGGCGCTGCCCACGGAGAAGCTTGCTGCTGACTTATTCGCCGCGCAGCTTCCCGATGACCGGCTCGCGCCGGGACCCTACGAGGTGCGGCTGCTTGCCAAGGACAACGCGGGGAACGTCGCTGAGATCGAGCAGCTCCGTGACCCCGCCGGTCACCTGGTCCCTGCGCGGTTCAACTTTCCCCTACGCCTGCGTCCTCGTTTCGAGCTGGCGCAGCGGCGCGCCGGGGCGCACCGGCGGAGCCCGCAGCTCGTCGCCATCGCCCTGCTTCGAGGGCGCACGGTGCGCGTGTTCGGACGCGTCGAGCCGCGCGGGCAAGGCCGCGTTCGGCTTGTCGTACGGGCCGGCTCGACGCGCCGCGTGATCGAGTGCCGTTTGCGGTCCGGACGGTTTTCGGCCAGTACAAGCCTGCGAAGAGTGGCCCGGCGCGTCGGTGTGACGCTTCTCTATTCCGGCAGCGCCGAGCTTGCGCCAGCGCGCCTCAGCTTCGTGGCGAAACGGAGCGGTGGCGAGGGACTGCGGGGAGTGGCACGCCTCGACCTCGACGTGGTACCCGAAGCCTTGCCCTTCGGTAGCGGCACTGCGATCGAGGGGCGGCTGATGGCGCCGGACGGGCGGCCCCTCGGAGGTACCCGCATCACGGTCGCACGGCAGCCGCTTGGTGACTGGGGAGTGGAGTCGCTGGGCGCGGTAGTTACCGAGCCGGACGGCCGGTTCGCGTTGCAGGTGCCGGCTGGACCGAGCGCCCAGCTCGCGTTCACGTACTCGGGAAGCTCGACGCTGCTTCCGCTCGTTGCCACGATCCCTGTGCGGGTCTCGGGTCGCGTGACCCTTCGCCTTTCGAGGCGTGCACTCCGCAACGGCCAGACGCTGCGCTTGTCGGGCCGCGTGTTCGGGGGGTACGTCCCGCGGCCGGGCCTGGTGGTCGCCTTGCAGGCGCTGGCGGCAGATACGTGGCGCACCTTTCAAACCGTCCGCACCGACGGCGCCGGCCGCTTCACCTCGACTTACACGTTCCGGGCCACGCTGGTGAAGAGCCGCTACCGCCTGCGAGCGCTCGTGCTGCGCGACCAGGACTGGCCATATGAGCCGGCGGCTAGTCCGATCGCTCGGGTGACGGTGACCCCGAGCAGCAGGGGGCACCGGTGA
- a CDS encoding S8 family serine peptidase has product MRVGNLARPALVTAPRGLDPRLRDARGAVRVVILARGARLLEPAFKAALEVARASAVSPASARRITRDRGFARRLALREERERERGIALLRRKALPAGELLVRLARRVALLGGTTVEAHPLSMTLTAVVPARSLPKLAREPLVFSIQPARTERPAVWAGSEAVGAPTWWGQGLFGQLATGAPADANGSGPDLYVVGDLIDAEHPAYRRLLEAGRFLVPPGQRPTCPAGVSGGGDPCKHGTMIVAMAVGQGCPSEHGAICELTSDRRQLGIAPGLDKLLMSGDDPPGGFNDQLFCGGRGLPPFSAASWALGEAVPFESNCGSGVWPIAADPAENASVSYGGDAQVTDPDDDAFDQARDIGLWSLSLFSAAAAGNLGASYDRGSRAKCMGFNEFCVGSFTPGANLTDRSDDRVSDFSARGPTPGGRKKPDIVAVGQGFGGFPNPFWRSSGQPLYTGGETGTSFSAPQAAGAAVLLHSVGVTDPLARKALLINSAYKPPTLGCPQDAGAGRDAAGFSPTWGFWDPCWGWGALDLDRAWRERANWASGWARPGKPAFYRVRLEGSDDRATVAWYRRGTFRPLPYLGGELILYTLTDLDLEQITPTGAREQLSGSRIDNVEQVRGGQGPYPRSAIYKVVARSTVEGQREERFAIAATRPLTPLVAPVPEISASRGRGGATTIGDGDTLSVTVRNPSDELQASGVNVEVVLPRHLVTSDSTRLQLGNLAPGEQVTFELAFRAVQEGSDPIRVYSRASALGEELSDERAVQATGQAPSPVPPPPSNSSDQPGRGSSGTAHVETPTPPPLPSPTGPTPRTRRLNPLLGTPAARLRGRTVSVAFTARTARGWRAHLSYRIGRRTVRRVMRLRCRRVRRGRVSCRGRMRLGDPVPVRARLTVKVTRPGDRSYLPFARIIRIAAR; this is encoded by the coding sequence GTGCGCGTCGGGAACCTCGCGCGTCCCGCGCTTGTCACCGCACCCCGCGGCCTCGACCCACGCCTGCGCGACGCGCGCGGGGCGGTACGCGTAGTAATCCTCGCTCGCGGCGCGCGCTTACTTGAGCCGGCGTTCAAGGCGGCCCTCGAGGTAGCGCGTGCAAGCGCGGTGTCGCCGGCGAGCGCGCGGCGGATCACTCGCGATCGCGGGTTCGCAAGGCGCCTCGCCCTGCGCGAGGAACGCGAGCGCGAACGAGGGATCGCGCTGCTCCGCCGCAAGGCGCTGCCGGCCGGCGAGCTACTGGTGCGGCTCGCGCGCCGGGTAGCCCTACTGGGCGGGACCACGGTCGAAGCGCATCCCTTGTCAATGACGCTGACCGCGGTCGTCCCCGCTCGCTCGCTGCCCAAGTTGGCGCGCGAGCCGCTGGTGTTCTCGATTCAGCCGGCCCGAACGGAGCGCCCGGCGGTGTGGGCAGGGAGCGAGGCGGTCGGTGCGCCCACCTGGTGGGGGCAAGGGCTCTTCGGTCAGCTCGCAACCGGGGCCCCCGCCGATGCGAACGGCAGCGGCCCCGACCTTTACGTTGTGGGAGACCTGATCGACGCCGAACACCCCGCCTACCGCCGCCTGCTGGAAGCGGGGCGGTTCCTGGTTCCCCCCGGGCAGAGGCCTACCTGCCCCGCCGGGGTCTCGGGCGGCGGCGATCCTTGCAAGCACGGAACGATGATTGTTGCCATGGCCGTCGGCCAGGGCTGCCCCAGCGAGCACGGCGCAATCTGTGAGCTGACCAGTGACCGGCGGCAATTGGGAATTGCCCCCGGTCTCGACAAGCTGCTGATGAGCGGCGACGATCCACCGGGCGGGTTCAACGATCAGCTGTTTTGCGGTGGTCGCGGATTGCCTCCGTTCAGCGCCGCATCTTGGGCGCTCGGTGAGGCGGTGCCCTTCGAGAGCAACTGCGGCTCGGGCGTCTGGCCGATCGCCGCCGATCCGGCCGAGAACGCCTCGGTGAGTTACGGCGGCGACGCGCAGGTGACCGATCCCGACGACGACGCCTTCGATCAAGCCCGCGACATTGGGCTCTGGTCCTTGTCTCTCTTCTCGGCGGCGGCGGCCGGCAACTTGGGTGCAAGCTACGACCGTGGAAGTCGCGCCAAGTGCATGGGCTTCAACGAGTTCTGCGTCGGCTCGTTCACTCCCGGAGCGAACCTCACCGACCGAAGCGACGACAGGGTGTCCGACTTCTCAGCGCGAGGGCCTACCCCCGGTGGCCGCAAGAAGCCCGACATCGTCGCCGTCGGTCAGGGGTTCGGAGGCTTTCCAAACCCCTTCTGGCGCAGCTCCGGCCAGCCCCTGTACACAGGTGGAGAGACCGGCACCTCCTTTTCGGCTCCGCAAGCGGCCGGTGCAGCGGTACTGCTGCACAGCGTCGGTGTCACCGACCCGCTAGCCCGCAAGGCGCTTTTGATCAACTCCGCATACAAGCCGCCCACCCTCGGCTGCCCCCAGGACGCCGGCGCAGGGCGCGACGCGGCCGGGTTCAGCCCGACCTGGGGGTTCTGGGACCCGTGCTGGGGCTGGGGCGCGCTCGATCTCGACCGGGCCTGGCGAGAGCGGGCGAACTGGGCGTCCGGTTGGGCGCGGCCAGGCAAACCGGCTTTCTACCGCGTACGCCTCGAAGGCTCCGACGACCGTGCAACCGTTGCTTGGTACCGCCGCGGCACCTTCCGCCCGCTGCCTTACCTCGGGGGCGAGCTAATCCTCTACACGCTCACCGATCTTGACCTCGAGCAGATAACCCCGACCGGTGCACGCGAACAACTATCTGGATCGCGCATCGACAACGTCGAGCAGGTGCGTGGCGGGCAAGGCCCATACCCGCGCAGCGCGATCTACAAGGTGGTCGCGCGCTCGACCGTCGAAGGTCAGCGCGAGGAGCGCTTCGCGATCGCAGCCACCAGGCCGCTCACGCCGCTTGTCGCACCGGTGCCGGAGATCAGTGCCTCGCGCGGTCGCGGGGGCGCGACCACGATCGGGGACGGCGACACGCTCAGCGTCACGGTCCGGAACCCGTCCGACGAGCTCCAAGCGAGCGGCGTTAACGTCGAAGTCGTTCTCCCCCGCCACCTCGTTACCAGCGACTCGACGCGACTTCAGCTCGGCAACCTCGCTCCCGGCGAGCAAGTCACTTTCGAGCTTGCCTTCCGCGCCGTGCAGGAAGGGAGCGACCCGATCAGGGTCTACAGTCGCGCCTCCGCGCTTGGCGAGGAGTTGAGCGACGAGCGCGCGGTGCAGGCGACCGGCCAAGCGCCGTCCCCCGTGCCCCCGCCGCCCTCAAACTCAAGCGACCAGCCTGGGCGCGGCTCGAGCGGTACCGCCCATGTTGAGACACCGACGCCTCCCCCACTCCCGTCGCCGACTGGGCCGACGCCACGCACCCGGCGCCTCAACCCGCTTCTCGGCACACCTGCTGCGCGGTTGCGTGGGCGCACCGTCAGCGTCGCCTTCACTGCCCGGACGGCGCGGGGATGGCGGGCGCACCTCAGCTACCGAATTGGGCGACGCACAGTTCGCCGGGTGATGCGTCTGCGCTGTCGCCGAGTCCGCCGCGGCCGCGTTTCGTGCCGCGGCAGAATGCGCCTCGGCGATCCTGTGCCCGTGCGCGCACGGCTCACGGTCAAGGTCACGCGGCCCGGCGATCGCTCGTACCTGCCCTTCGCACGAATAATCCGGATCGCGGCCCGCTAG
- a CDS encoding SDR family NAD(P)-dependent oxidoreductase yields MAIPSPTETSTALITGASSGIGREFARQLAERGHHVTLVARDEQRLRELQQELGGESRAHVITCDLADAKQRERMAQAVERTVEVLVNNAGFGIYKPFVESDREQELRQVRVLVEAVVDLTARWLPAMVERRRGCVINVSSVSAFQPLPGNAGYAAAKAHVLLFSEALHAEVKPSGVTVTAVCPGPVRTEFQKRNEAYFAERLPDFVWLGPDRVARDAIAAAEAGKRVVIPGGPHVRAAFAPNRYVPTSLSLPVAARLMRA; encoded by the coding sequence ATGGCGATCCCTTCACCAACCGAAACATCCACCGCTCTGATAACCGGTGCCTCGAGCGGCATCGGCCGCGAGTTCGCGCGCCAGCTCGCCGAGCGGGGCCACCACGTCACGCTGGTGGCCCGCGACGAGCAGCGCTTGCGCGAGCTTCAGCAGGAGCTCGGCGGAGAGAGCCGCGCGCATGTGATCACCTGCGACCTCGCCGACGCCAAGCAGCGCGAGCGGATGGCGCAGGCCGTCGAGCGCACCGTCGAGGTGCTTGTCAACAACGCGGGCTTTGGGATCTACAAGCCCTTCGTCGAGAGCGACCGCGAACAGGAGCTGCGGCAGGTGCGGGTGCTCGTCGAGGCGGTCGTCGACCTCACCGCGCGCTGGCTGCCGGCCATGGTCGAACGGCGGCGCGGCTGCGTCATCAACGTGTCGTCGGTCTCCGCCTTTCAGCCCCTACCGGGGAACGCTGGCTACGCCGCGGCGAAAGCTCACGTTCTGCTCTTCAGCGAGGCGCTGCACGCCGAGGTCAAACCGAGCGGCGTGACCGTGACCGCCGTCTGCCCCGGTCCCGTACGCACCGAATTCCAGAAGCGCAACGAGGCTTACTTCGCCGAGCGGCTGCCGGATTTCGTCTGGCTGGGCCCCGACCGGGTGGCGCGCGACGCAATCGCAGCGGCGGAGGCGGGGAAGCGGGTGGTCATTCCCGGAGGACCGCACGTCCGCGCGGCGTTTGCTCCCAACCGTTACGTGCCCACATCGCTCTCCCTGCCGGTCGCTGCGCGGCTGATGCGAGCCTGA
- a CDS encoding OsmC family protein yields the protein MSRINNVAVDAVSATAQAVSANRQAGRMSVSLEGEWNLGEGPQFVGEVPLANGSTVRLEADFPPPLGGTGSAPNPLVYCLWGGVACYAMTYALEASRAGIRLRALRARVAATVDQARALGVADDPPVERIVWELDASAEAPREELERIKRLSDERCPGVYCITNPIALETRLS from the coding sequence ATGAGCCGCATCAACAACGTGGCGGTCGACGCCGTCAGTGCGACCGCGCAAGCGGTGTCGGCGAACCGTCAGGCGGGGCGCATGTCGGTGAGTCTCGAGGGGGAATGGAACCTCGGCGAAGGACCGCAGTTCGTCGGTGAGGTTCCACTTGCGAACGGTTCGACGGTTCGTCTGGAAGCGGACTTCCCGCCGCCCCTCGGGGGCACAGGCAGCGCGCCTAACCCCCTCGTTTACTGCCTGTGGGGCGGGGTCGCCTGTTACGCGATGACCTATGCGTTGGAGGCTTCGCGCGCAGGTATCCGTCTGCGCGCCTTGCGTGCTCGGGTAGCTGCGACGGTCGACCAGGCGCGCGCTCTCGGTGTGGCTGACGACCCGCCGGTCGAACGCATCGTGTGGGAGCTCGACGCCAGCGCTGAAGCGCCGCGCGAAGAGCTCGAGCGAATCAAGCGTTTGAGTGACGAACGCTGCCCGGGCGTCTACTGCATCACCAATCCGATCGCCCTGGAGACGCGGCTGAGTTAA
- a CDS encoding MMPL family transporter, whose protein sequence is MSGAPDHQSPIAQGQHADSPAGSDQRWRDSAGPIGRLGVLAGRRRKLVAAGWAVLVLGLGVLAPRAEHALSGAGWEASGSESVAVRNAADKHFGGASSSALQVIVTSSRANVDDPRVVGFLRELRRTLLSDRRVRSVRLPQPGATIAQDRRTAVVQAFAAAPPDEMVRAAGALKKKIAQLERPAGVTAYLTGSSAMWSDFNEANKSAMLQSELRSWPVTLAILLVAFGSLVAAGLPLMLTIAGLVAAAGLLYLTTLAFDVSIWAMNFALMFSLALGIDYALFIVYRFRGALERAGGEVLAALRETMDTAGKAVLFSGLTVLVSLSAVLLVPSPAFRSMALGIMLSVVFVLAASLTLLPAVLAALGDRVDRFALPWVTAGRHRSPLFAAWGRRLWARPIAWGLPALLALAALCVPLAKVETGMPSIKVVPKDGGSRLGYAAIQRAFGEGAPGALQVVAPAARADEVVRVARTVPGVAAVTPPLRATSGDLALAQVIPTADPSSAAAKRTIDRLRERLPRGAQVGGAAAEYRDLEAALAARTVPVVLLVLGLGFLLLLVALRAPLVALVGVVTNLFATGAAFGVAKLIFQDGHLSNLLGFESQGFLDAWAPVFFFAMVFAISMDYSVFLLSSAREHRDRGESAREAMIGGIAHSGRVVLAAGAVMVAVFFTFALSGPLPPKEMGVILGTAVLLDVLLVRLLLVPVALRLLGERAWRVPGWLDRLLPHVHFGHGQSRLAPTPEPAVARVGS, encoded by the coding sequence ATGTCAGGAGCGCCCGATCATCAGTCGCCCATAGCTCAGGGTCAGCATGCGGATTCCCCGGCAGGGTCCGATCAGCGCTGGCGCGATTCGGCCGGGCCGATCGGTCGACTCGGCGTGCTCGCAGGTCGCCGCCGCAAGCTGGTCGCCGCGGGCTGGGCGGTGTTGGTGCTCGGGCTCGGCGTTCTCGCACCACGGGCCGAGCATGCACTCTCCGGCGCCGGCTGGGAAGCCTCAGGGTCCGAGTCGGTGGCGGTTCGTAACGCCGCCGACAAGCACTTCGGCGGGGCGTCTTCGAGTGCTCTCCAGGTGATCGTCACCAGCAGCCGCGCGAACGTCGACGACCCGCGTGTGGTGGGCTTCCTGAGGGAGCTTCGGCGCACGCTGTTGAGCGATCGCCGTGTGCGTTCCGTGCGCCTGCCGCAGCCAGGCGCGACGATCGCTCAGGATCGGCGCACGGCGGTCGTGCAGGCCTTTGCAGCAGCGCCACCAGACGAAATGGTGCGCGCTGCGGGCGCGCTCAAGAAGAAGATCGCGCAGCTCGAGCGGCCGGCTGGTGTCACTGCCTACCTGACCGGCAGTTCGGCGATGTGGTCGGACTTCAACGAGGCCAACAAGTCGGCGATGCTGCAGTCGGAGCTTCGCTCTTGGCCGGTGACCTTGGCGATCCTGCTCGTGGCTTTCGGGTCGCTGGTAGCGGCGGGCTTGCCGTTGATGCTCACGATCGCTGGCCTGGTCGCCGCCGCCGGCTTGCTCTACCTCACGACCCTCGCCTTCGACGTCTCGATCTGGGCGATGAACTTCGCGCTGATGTTCTCGCTGGCGCTCGGTATCGACTATGCACTGTTCATCGTCTACCGGTTCCGCGGCGCCTTGGAGCGAGCCGGTGGCGAAGTCCTCGCGGCGCTCCGCGAGACGATGGATACCGCCGGCAAGGCCGTGCTTTTCAGCGGCCTCACGGTGCTCGTGTCGTTGAGCGCGGTGCTGTTGGTGCCGAGCCCCGCGTTCCGCTCGATGGCCCTGGGAATCATGCTCTCGGTGGTCTTCGTGCTGGCCGCTTCGCTGACGCTGCTGCCCGCTGTGCTGGCCGCCCTGGGTGACCGCGTCGACCGCTTTGCGTTGCCTTGGGTGACGGCCGGACGCCACCGGTCGCCGCTGTTCGCGGCATGGGGGCGACGCTTGTGGGCGCGACCGATCGCGTGGGGTCTGCCGGCGCTGCTCGCGTTGGCTGCGCTCTGCGTGCCGCTGGCGAAAGTGGAGACTGGTATGCCCTCGATCAAGGTCGTCCCTAAGGACGGCGGCTCGCGCCTCGGCTACGCAGCCATTCAGCGGGCCTTCGGCGAAGGTGCACCCGGCGCGCTACAGGTGGTCGCACCGGCCGCACGGGCCGACGAGGTGGTGCGCGTCGCACGCACGGTGCCGGGCGTGGCGGCTGTCACTCCGCCGCTACGGGCGACTTCTGGCGACCTTGCTCTGGCGCAGGTCATCCCGACCGCTGACCCGTCGAGTGCCGCAGCGAAGCGCACGATCGATCGACTGCGCGAGCGGCTCCCGCGAGGGGCGCAGGTAGGTGGTGCTGCTGCCGAGTACCGGGATCTCGAGGCGGCGCTGGCGGCGCGCACCGTGCCAGTCGTGCTGCTCGTGCTCGGGCTCGGCTTTCTGCTCCTGTTGGTAGCGCTGCGGGCACCGTTGGTCGCACTCGTCGGGGTGGTCACGAACCTGTTCGCTACCGGCGCCGCTTTCGGTGTGGCGAAGTTGATCTTCCAGGACGGGCACCTTTCGAACCTGCTGGGGTTCGAGTCGCAGGGCTTCCTCGACGCGTGGGCACCGGTGTTCTTCTTCGCGATGGTGTTCGCTATCTCGATGGACTACTCGGTCTTCCTGCTGAGCTCGGCGCGTGAGCATCGCGACCGCGGCGAGTCGGCGCGCGAGGCGATGATCGGCGGAATCGCCCACTCCGGGCGTGTCGTTTTGGCGGCCGGCGCGGTGATGGTCGCGGTGTTCTTCACCTTCGCTCTCTCCGGTCCGCTACCGCCCAAGGAGATGGGCGTGATTCTCGGCACCGCGGTCCTGCTCGACGTACTGCTGGTGCGCTTGCTGCTGGTTCCGGTCGCCTTGCGACTCCTCGGTGAGCGCGCTTGGCGGGTGCCCGGCTGGCTCGACCGTTTGCTGCCACACGTGCACTTCGGTCACGGCCAGAGCCGCCTCGCGCCCACGCCAGAGCCCGCGGTCGCGCGTGTCGGTTCCTAG
- a CDS encoding SDR family oxidoreductase, whose protein sequence is MAAVSSDPPNGDGKRTLVITGASSGIGAATARAARQAGWRVILSARSGDRLERLADELGGPEVALPVVCDVTDFDQQQRLVERTLEHFGRLDAFFANAGFGARRGFLEETPEHWRAMVETNVLGVAYSIRAALPYFLKQGRGHFLVTSSVAGRRALPGSLYSATKFAVTAIGEALRQEVAETDIKVTLIEPGMVDTPFFDERPTGALEADDVARCVVFALEQPPHVDLNEILLRPIRQKL, encoded by the coding sequence ATGGCAGCCGTCTCAAGTGACCCGCCAAATGGCGACGGCAAGCGCACGCTCGTGATCACGGGCGCCTCGAGCGGCATCGGCGCAGCCACCGCGCGCGCCGCTCGGCAAGCTGGCTGGCGGGTGATCTTGAGCGCCCGCAGCGGAGATCGCTTGGAGCGTCTGGCCGACGAGCTTGGCGGTCCGGAGGTGGCGCTACCGGTGGTGTGCGACGTGACCGACTTCGATCAGCAGCAACGGCTCGTCGAGCGCACATTGGAGCACTTCGGGCGTCTCGACGCGTTCTTCGCGAACGCCGGGTTCGGGGCTCGCCGCGGTTTTCTCGAGGAAACGCCCGAACACTGGCGGGCGATGGTCGAGACCAACGTCCTCGGTGTCGCCTACTCGATCCGCGCCGCCCTGCCCTACTTCCTAAAACAGGGTCGCGGGCACTTTCTGGTTACGAGCTCGGTGGCGGGCCGCCGGGCCTTGCCCGGCTCGCTCTACTCGGCGACCAAGTTCGCCGTGACGGCCATCGGCGAGGCGCTGCGGCAAGAAGTTGCGGAGACCGACATCAAGGTCACCCTGATCGAGCCGGGAATGGTCGACACACCGTTTTTTGACGAGCGACCGACGGGGGCGCTCGAGGCCGACGACGTCGCGCGCTGCGTCGTCTTCGCCCTCGAGCAGCCGCCCCACGTCGATCTCAACGAGATTCTCCTGCGGCCGATTCGCCAGAAGCTCTAG